The genomic interval ATGGTGAGTTACTTTAAGAAAATTAAAATAATTGTAGGTTAATATCGGAATCCCGAGTAAAGCAAAGGGAGCGTAAAAAGTACCCACCCCTATTTAAAGCCAATGCGGTAAACGAAAGCTGTTGATAACGTACTAATTTACCTATATTATTGGAGACATCATCCTCTATTGTTTTTAATGCTTGTGTTTGCGGCTTTATTTCTTTTGAAGCGCGTTTATTTTTTAGCTCTTTCCATGCAGCAAAGGCAAGCCTTGCGATGGCTAATGTTGTTAAAATTGGCATTAATTTCTCTGATTTTATGTCTTAACAGGTGTTAAAAAATGGATCGCTCTCTTTTTTATTAATCAATAAAAAACGCAATGGGTTCAAAACTTACGGAACCTACCCTTTTTTTGAAAAACACCCACAGGGTATTTGAATGAACTTACGATATGTAATTTCTGATTTCGGTTAATTTTCACTTGTTTTTTTCAAAATAAAATTTTTATGCCTTAGTTGTTACTAAAATATGTTTAAACTCATAATTTTTTGCACCCCATTCGGGCTGATAACAAAATACACTTGTCTCCATTTCCATTATACGCAAATTCAAGATACTTACAATCCTACAATATTCTCATAAAAAAGCCCACTAATAATACAAAGAAGCCACCTATTTCAGCTACCAACTTAAGGCCAGACAAGTTAAGGTTAAGCTTCGCTCCATAGTGTCCCATCTTAAGTTGGTAGCCGTGAATTTAAAGGACGACATTCGGAAATTATTAATCTCTTATGCCTTAGTAAAAATACTCAATCAACGACTAAATCAAACCCCATTCCGCAAACGAATAGGGTCGGTTATCGCCAATAATAAAATGATCTAAAACCTCAATATCAAATAAGCCTAACGCTTGCTTGAGTTTTTCAGTAATGTCTTTATCGGCTTGACTGGGTTCGTTAATTCCAGAGGGGTGGTTATGAACAAAAATAACCGCCGCCGCATTATGTGATAACGCTTTTTTAACCACTTCACGCGGGTAAACACAGGTACTGTTAAGCGTGCCTCTAAATAATTCTTCTAATTCAATAATCCGATGCTGATTATCTAAAAACAAACAGGCAAAAACCTCATAACTATAACCGCGTAATTGCGCACTTAAATAAGCCCGTGTGGCATCAGGGCTGGTTAAAACATCGCCGCGATTAATGACTTCAACAAAATGCCGTCGTGCCATTTCTAAAACGGCTTGCAATTGTGCATATTTTGCATTACCTAAGCCATGACATTGA from Methylococcales bacterium carries:
- the radC gene encoding DNA repair protein RadC, producing MAITDWAEEERPREKLLQRGADALSDAELLAIFLRTGTQGKTAVDLARDLLQEFGSLQALFGADRERFCQCHGLGNAKYAQLQAVLEMARRHFVEVINRGDVLTSPDATRAYLSAQLRGYSYEVFACLFLDNQHRIIELEELFRGTLNSTCVYPREVVKKALSHNAAAVIFVHNHPSGINEPSQADKDITEKLKQALGLFDIEVLDHFIIGDNRPYSFAEWGLI